The following proteins are encoded in a genomic region of Arachis stenosperma cultivar V10309 chromosome 4, arast.V10309.gnm1.PFL2, whole genome shotgun sequence:
- the LOC130973680 gene encoding uncharacterized protein LOC130973680 has protein sequence MMLRVAVRWSCWKPMASLPLPTIRFPRRPRLLRFPTSNLLSPLSASAALAPSDSFSSSSSSSFHVDLQPYLRCSMPHKRLRVAVLLSGGVDSSVALRLLHAAGHSCTAFYLKIWFQEDFENFWSECPWEEDLKYAKAVCNQVEVPLEVVHLTDEYWNNVVSYIIEEYRCGRTPNPDVLCNTRIKFGAFLDAISGMGFDYVASGHYANVIHPCADQMEEPSVLELSQDMVKDQTYFLSHLSQSQLKQLLFPLGRISKDEVRRLATEFDLPNKDRKDSQGICFLGKIRFSEFVARHIGEREGIILEAETGDFLGKHRGFWFYTIGQRQGLRLPGGPWYVVEKDIKNNVVFVSRNYFSFDKRRRLFRVSSLKWLSGLPASQISKLQCKVRHGPGFYDCSFEMEVGKDGQESVAAVRLSEDDQGLAAGQFAAFYEGRKCIGSGVILESWDDQSFPVCAKALEIARIEDKSKLGNPVKIKVKSEEVFVSTEVASKAC, from the exons ATGATGCTGAGAGTGGCGGTGCGATGGAGCTGCTGGAAGCCAATGGCTTCTCTTCCTCTCCCAACAATTCGATTCCCTCGCCGCCCACGTCTCCTCCGCTTCCCCACCTCAAACCTCCTCTCTCCTCTGTCCGCCTCCGCGGCACTTGCTCCCAGTGactctttctcctcctcctcttcctcctccttccATGTTGATCTCCAACCTTATCTCCGTTGCTCCATGCCTCACAAGCGCCTCCGAGTCGCAGTACTTCTCAGCGGCGGTGTCGACAGTAGCGTCGCCCTCCGGCTCCTCCACGCCGCCGGCCATTCCTGCACCGCCTTCTACCTCAAGATTTGGTTCCAA GAAGATTTTGAGAACTTTTGGTCAGAGTGCCCCTGGGAAGAGGATTTGAAGTATGCCAAAGCTGTTTGTAATCAG GTTGAGGTGCCATTAGAAGTTGTGCATTTGACCGATGAATACTGGAACAATGTG GTTTCTTACATCATTGAAGAGTATCGTTGTGGCCGAACTCCTAATCCGGATGTTCTCTGtaacacaagaataaaatttg GTGCATTTTTGGATGCAATAAGTGGTATGGGATTTGACTATGTTGCCTCCGGACATTATGCAAATGTTATCCACCCATGTGCAGATCAAATGGAGGAACCTTCTGTTCTAGAGCTGTCACAAGACATG gtgAAAGATCAAACGTATTTCCTTTCACACCTCTCACAGTCCCAACTGAAGCagcttctttttcctcttgggCGTATTTCCAAG GACGAAGTCCGCAGACTGGCAACAGAATTTGATCTTCCAAATAAGGATAGAAAGGATTCACAAGGTATATGCTTTTTGGGCAAG ATAAGGTTCAGTGAATTTGTTGCAAGACATATTGGGGAGAGGGAAGGTATCATACTAGAAGCTGAGACAGGAGATTTCCTTGGCAAACATCGGGGATTCTGGTTTTATACTATTGGCCAGCGCCAGGGTTTACGTCTACCTGGGGGCCCATG GTATGTTGTTGAAAAGGATATTAAAAACAATGTAGTCTTTGTGTCAAGAAATTACTTTTCCTTTGACAAAAGAAGGCGCCTATTTCGTGTAAGCTCTTTAAAATGGTTGAGTGGGCTGCCTGCAAGCCAGATAAGTAAGCTTCAATGCAAG GTGAGACACGGTCCGGGATTTTATGATTGTAGTTTCGAAATGGAAGTAGGAAAGGATGGTCAAGAAAGCGTTGCTGCTGTCCGGTTATCTGAAGATGATCAAGGCCTAGCAGCTGGGCAATTTGCGGCCTTCTATGAGGGAAGGAAGTGCATAGGTTCCGGTGTGATTTTGGAGTCATGGGATGATCAAAGTTTTCCTGTATGTGCAAAAGCTTTAGAAATTGCAAGAATTGAAGATAAATCAAAGCTAGGAAATCCAGTCAAGATAAAAGTTAAATCAGAAGAGGTGTTTGTTTCCACAGAGGTAGCAAGCAAAGCATGTTAA